Proteins encoded in a region of the Bacteroidota bacterium genome:
- a CDS encoding S24 family peptidase: MHEIQKKLFKLAQEKNLGQSTLREIAEMVGETSPQKIKHHMQQLEKRGLIQIDKIKGIVQKTKTSWIGNSHAKTRLVAIPILGTTNAGPAAAIAEQNIEGFLRISDSLLNHRGSRHLFALKVDGPSMNRVNIDGKRIEDGDYAIIDYEYKTPRNGDIVLSIIDGASNIKKFYRDEDGNIVLASDSTQNFPPIYIHKDDNYMINGKVVQIIKRPKLQSE, encoded by the coding sequence ATGCATGAGATACAGAAGAAACTTTTTAAGTTGGCACAGGAGAAAAACCTGGGCCAGTCTACCCTTCGCGAGATAGCCGAAATGGTGGGGGAGACTTCTCCCCAAAAGATCAAGCACCATATGCAACAACTCGAGAAGCGCGGGCTTATTCAAATAGATAAGATCAAAGGAATCGTCCAAAAGACCAAGACATCTTGGATCGGAAACTCTCACGCTAAAACCCGGCTCGTTGCGATTCCGATATTAGGGACGACGAACGCAGGACCGGCCGCGGCCATAGCCGAACAGAATATCGAAGGCTTCCTAAGAATATCGGATTCTTTGCTCAACCATCGGGGATCGCGACATCTTTTTGCATTGAAAGTGGATGGACCATCCATGAACCGGGTTAATATTGATGGAAAACGGATCGAGGATGGTGATTATGCCATTATAGACTACGAATACAAGACGCCGCGGAATGGTGACATAGTCCTCTCCATTATTGATGGTGCGTCAAACATTAAGAAGTTTTACCGTGACGAGGACGGAAATATTGTTCTAGCTTCCGATTCGACGCAGAATTTTCCGCCTATTTATATTCACAAAGACGATAATTATATGATAAACGGAAAGGTTGTGCAGATTATCAAAAGGCCAAAACTACAATCTGAATAG
- a CDS encoding multiubiquitin domain-containing protein encodes MADEQKRSSSEQTNQPENNMEDQKKHKEYVIVVNGEQKTVSKQELTFVEVLNEAFPPPRQIPDKDYSITFKDAASEPHQGQLHLGGKVEVKDGTRFDVTPTNKS; translated from the coding sequence ATGGCTGATGAACAAAAAAGGTCGAGTTCCGAACAAACCAATCAACCCGAGAACAATATGGAAGATCAAAAAAAACACAAGGAGTATGTCATCGTTGTAAACGGTGAACAGAAAACGGTATCGAAGCAGGAATTAACATTTGTTGAAGTACTGAACGAGGCGTTCCCGCCCCCGCGACAAATCCCAGATAAGGATTACAGTATCACTTTTAAGGATGCGGCGAGTGAACCACACCAGGGGCAACTTCATTTAGGCGGTAAGGTCGAGGTCAAAGACGGGACCAGGTTCGATGTCACTCCTACAAATAAATCTTAG
- a CDS encoding ThiF family adenylyltransferase — protein MSLLQINLSPDLLKLRESGHNISVSNGGYLVIRDVPYVNAAKMICQGILVSPLDLAGDRTASPQDHKMMFCGEFPCHADGTAMEELRLNSTATKLEEGLEINHTFSRKPVGRQYADYHEKVLTYVSLISREANAIDPNATALTFQVVEPEDPDYPFNYLDTASARAEINIISKKLAADKIAIIGLGGTGSYVLDLIAKTPVREIHMFDADKFSTHNAFRAPGAPSVEELREQPLKVDHHSSRYSKMHRHITIHNADINSSNVDSLRDMTFVFLCIDRGQVKKLIVDKLEEFFIPFIDVGIGLYKRGDALGGKLRVTTSLPGRRESARENIPLSDDDALNEYDKNIQIADLNALNACLAVIKWKKLRGFYLDDEHEQLSTYTIAFNLLVSEDVQ, from the coding sequence ATGTCACTCCTACAAATAAATCTTAGTCCTGACCTGTTGAAGTTACGTGAATCAGGTCACAACATTTCCGTCAGCAATGGGGGCTATTTAGTCATACGAGATGTTCCGTATGTCAACGCTGCTAAAATGATCTGCCAAGGGATACTTGTATCTCCCCTAGATTTAGCAGGGGACCGAACTGCTTCCCCACAAGATCATAAGATGATGTTCTGTGGGGAGTTCCCTTGCCATGCCGACGGTACCGCAATGGAAGAATTGAGGTTGAATAGCACTGCCACAAAACTTGAAGAAGGACTCGAGATAAATCACACTTTTTCTCGAAAGCCAGTGGGTAGGCAATACGCGGACTATCATGAGAAAGTATTGACGTATGTTTCTTTGATTTCTCGTGAGGCAAATGCAATTGATCCGAATGCTACAGCATTGACTTTCCAGGTGGTCGAACCCGAGGACCCCGATTACCCATTCAATTATCTCGATACCGCATCTGCCCGCGCCGAGATAAATATCATCTCAAAAAAATTAGCCGCTGATAAAATAGCTATAATTGGCCTTGGTGGAACAGGATCGTACGTTCTTGATCTGATAGCTAAGACACCCGTAAGGGAAATTCATATGTTTGACGCAGATAAGTTTTCAACTCACAATGCCTTCAGGGCTCCAGGGGCACCCTCCGTTGAAGAGTTGCGAGAACAACCGCTGAAAGTAGATCATCATAGCAGTCGATATTCTAAGATGCATCGGCATATCACGATACATAATGCCGATATTAACTCATCCAATGTCGACTCCTTGCGCGACATGACCTTTGTATTTCTTTGCATCGATCGCGGGCAGGTTAAGAAATTGATCGTGGATAAGCTTGAGGAGTTTTTCATCCCGTTCATTGATGTGGGAATAGGTCTATACAAGCGCGGCGATGCCCTCGGAGGCAAGCTCCGGGTCACAACAAGTCTCCCTGGACGACGCGAGTCCGCGCGTGAGAACATACCCTTATCAGACGATGATGCTCTTAATGAATATGATAAGAATATACAAATTGCTGATTTGAATGCTCTCAACGCTTGTCTGGCTGTTATCAAATGGAAGAAGTTGCGCGGTTTTTACCTGGACGATGAACATGAACAACTTTCCACCTATACTATTGCATTTAATTTATTGGTAAGTGAGGATGTCCAATGA
- a CDS encoding DUF6527 family protein → MKRRNDVRHEFVELIPNNREEGVVYVSIKYATAVHNCCCGCGNKVVTPLSPTDWRLTFDGETISLHPSIGNWSFECQSHYWIINDKVKWAPKWTKKEIQSGKKKEEFDKKEYYKGKNRQSFIDLFMRK, encoded by the coding sequence ATGAAGCGAAGAAATGACGTTCGTCATGAATTTGTTGAGCTCATCCCGAATAATCGAGAGGAGGGCGTGGTTTACGTTTCAATAAAGTATGCCACAGCAGTTCATAACTGTTGTTGTGGTTGCGGCAATAAAGTTGTTACTCCGCTCAGTCCGACAGACTGGAGACTGACATTCGATGGGGAAACTATTTCTTTACATCCATCCATAGGGAACTGGAGCTTCGAATGCCAATCTCATTATTGGATTATCAATGATAAAGTTAAATGGGCCCCGAAATGGACAAAAAAAGAGATTCAGTCCGGGAAGAAGAAAGAGGAATTCGATAAAAAGGAATATTACAAGGGCAAGAATCGGCAATCTTTCATAGACCTCTTTATGAGAAAATAG
- a CDS encoding XamI family restriction endonuclease, translated as MPINSDKPQNWKSDITLSVDFYNRWFMRFAPEAYRKTRVETTKQVESALQSTDNLLDIRPEILKDDPSVLPILRMATAPPIARDRLIGLAQVSPNLVKSMESDNRIPPQMKTSEVAAELRKIGSVISELADEDIFTWLRSKSKPTKDEVYRASTVVADRLCGAVADPIIRNAQEKRQLASVKKWLEDRGYRYIDFRHGLKMESMEPGTFSFRFNVQVKQTGRSEQVNIPIDIIIKPLKGPKSHLPILVEAKSAGDFANTNKRRKEEAMKVAQLRATYGKGVQFILFLCGYFDSGYLGYEAAEGIDWVWEHRMEDLAKLGL; from the coding sequence ATGCCAATCAACTCGGATAAACCACAAAATTGGAAGTCAGACATCACCTTGTCTGTTGATTTTTACAACCGATGGTTTATGCGCTTCGCTCCGGAGGCGTACCGGAAGACACGGGTCGAGACAACGAAGCAAGTAGAGTCAGCCCTGCAATCAACGGACAACCTTCTCGATATCAGGCCGGAGATTCTCAAAGACGATCCGTCCGTTCTTCCTATCTTGAGGATGGCGACGGCCCCACCAATTGCACGTGACCGGTTGATCGGTTTGGCCCAGGTGTCTCCGAACCTAGTCAAAAGCATGGAATCGGATAATAGGATTCCCCCTCAAATGAAAACGTCTGAAGTGGCTGCCGAGTTGCGGAAAATCGGTTCTGTAATCTCGGAATTGGCCGATGAGGATATTTTCACTTGGTTAAGATCTAAAAGTAAGCCTACCAAAGATGAAGTTTACCGCGCTTCTACGGTCGTGGCTGATAGGTTATGCGGCGCTGTTGCGGACCCAATAATCCGCAATGCTCAGGAGAAACGGCAGCTCGCCTCAGTGAAGAAATGGCTTGAGGATCGGGGCTATCGATATATTGACTTTCGTCATGGATTGAAGATGGAGAGTATGGAACCTGGGACATTCTCGTTCCGTTTTAACGTTCAGGTGAAGCAAACCGGTCGCAGTGAGCAAGTCAACATACCCATCGATATTATTATCAAGCCGCTCAAGGGCCCGAAAAGCCATTTACCCATTCTTGTTGAAGCAAAATCAGCGGGCGATTTCGCTAACACAAACAAAAGGCGAAAAGAAGAGGCGATGAAGGTGGCTCAGTTACGGGCAACATACGGCAAAGGAGTCCAATTTATTCTGTTCCTCTGCGGTTATTTTGACAGTGGTTACCTCGGTTACGAAGCCGCGGAAGGGATCGACTGGGTATGGGAACATCGGATGGAAGATCTCGCGAAGTTGGGACTTTAA
- a CDS encoding SAM-dependent DNA methyltransferase: MQKNDTIEALRIRSQVTLDSAKTQTERNKLGQFATPPHLALAILDETRKYFGSDEKVRFLDPAFGTGAFYSALLRTFRAARIESACGFEIDSHYGGEAERLWTDLPLDLEIGDFFRVKIPGTDSGKANLIVCNPPYVRHHHLSAEQKEEMGRSIGKSIGLKVNGLSGLYCYFLIYAHNWLADNGTGCWLVPSEFMDVNYGGVVKEYLLRKVTLARIHRFDPNESQFDDALVSSAVIWFRKTPPPNNHTVEFTFGGTLASPRVSRQVPVAEILRVPKWTRFTNGHSTSADAKVRLSDLFDVKRGLATGANEFFILTPEDAKKYDLPSKFLIPILPSPRYLKTDIIKADKKGNPITEKPRFLLSCKLPPSQVKREFSSLWKYLESGIGQGIRDGYLCQHRTPWYGQEDRPASPFLCTYMGRHDSPNGSPFRFILNTSKATAANVYLFLYPKPWLSKLIDERPALVKEIWKRLNSISSESLVAEGRVYGGGLHKMEPKELGNASADGILESLPELRSRFRHSSSAYFLSQPFL; encoded by the coding sequence ATGCAAAAAAATGATACCATAGAGGCATTGCGCATCCGCTCTCAGGTAACGCTTGACAGCGCCAAGACACAAACGGAGAGGAACAAGCTCGGCCAGTTTGCGACCCCACCGCACCTTGCGCTCGCTATCCTTGATGAGACACGGAAGTACTTTGGCTCGGATGAAAAAGTGCGTTTCCTTGATCCCGCTTTCGGGACCGGTGCTTTCTATTCCGCGTTGTTGCGGACGTTCCGGGCGGCGCGTATCGAATCAGCGTGTGGATTTGAAATAGATTCCCATTACGGGGGCGAGGCAGAAAGGCTTTGGACCGATTTGCCCCTGGATCTGGAGATAGGCGATTTCTTCCGTGTGAAAATTCCTGGGACAGACAGCGGAAAGGCCAATCTCATCGTATGCAACCCCCCTTATGTCCGGCATCATCATCTTTCCGCTGAGCAGAAGGAGGAGATGGGCAGGAGCATTGGCAAATCGATCGGTTTGAAAGTCAACGGTCTCTCCGGACTCTATTGTTATTTCCTCATCTACGCCCACAATTGGCTTGCGGACAACGGCACTGGATGTTGGCTTGTTCCCAGCGAGTTCATGGATGTGAACTATGGGGGCGTTGTGAAGGAGTATCTCCTGCGGAAGGTGACTCTTGCCCGTATCCATCGCTTCGATCCTAATGAATCACAGTTCGACGATGCGCTCGTCTCCTCGGCCGTGATCTGGTTCAGGAAAACGCCGCCTCCGAATAATCATACCGTCGAATTCACCTTCGGCGGAACGCTCGCATCGCCGCGCGTCTCACGGCAGGTGCCGGTCGCCGAAATTCTGCGAGTTCCAAAATGGACGAGATTCACGAACGGTCATTCGACGAGTGCTGATGCGAAGGTGAGACTGTCTGATCTCTTCGACGTGAAGCGGGGATTGGCGACGGGGGCGAATGAATTTTTCATCTTGACCCCGGAAGATGCAAAGAAATATGACCTTCCGTCGAAGTTCCTCATACCGATTTTGCCGAGTCCCCGTTACCTGAAGACAGATATCATCAAGGCGGACAAGAAAGGAAACCCGATCACGGAAAAGCCCCGCTTCTTACTCTCATGTAAACTTCCGCCAAGTCAGGTCAAACGAGAATTTTCTTCTCTCTGGAAATATCTGGAATCTGGAATCGGGCAGGGAATCCGCGACGGTTATCTTTGCCAGCACCGGACGCCTTGGTATGGGCAGGAGGATCGACCGGCTTCTCCCTTTCTCTGCACGTACATGGGGAGGCACGATTCGCCGAACGGGAGTCCCTTCAGATTCATCCTCAATACTTCAAAGGCGACAGCAGCAAACGTGTATCTGTTTCTCTATCCTAAACCCTGGCTGTCGAAATTGATTGATGAGCGTCCGGCCCTCGTGAAGGAAATCTGGAAGCGATTAAATAGCATTTCTTCGGAATCCTTGGTCGCTGAAGGCCGTGTCTATGGCGGAGGGCTGCATAAAATGGAACCGAAGGAACTCGGAAATGCGTCCGCAGACGGCATTCTTGAATCACTTCCCGAGCTTCGCTCGCGTTTCCGACACTCAAGTTCTGCGTATTTCTTATCTCAGCCATTTCTCTGA
- a CDS encoding tetratricopeptide repeat protein: MDDELLKLKKNSRIGALVTSLGVIAMLISFISLIWWNHTRQVEVNKVINEDKNHFAVASILRDSVSLLLKENERERISTEFLNNGIAYAETGKRKQAIDSYTKAIQLDSSSSTAYNLRGYLYYKNKNLPSALADLQRSVQLDSTNIWAHYNLALAYWSSGFQQSAISEVAKVIQIDDDFKSIIREDSQFKAFRKSPTFMEILH; the protein is encoded by the coding sequence ATGGACGATGAATTGCTCAAACTCAAAAAGAACTCAAGAATAGGCGCTCTAGTAACTTCATTGGGCGTAATAGCGATGTTGATCTCTTTCATTTCTCTGATATGGTGGAATCACACTAGGCAAGTAGAGGTCAACAAAGTGATCAATGAAGATAAGAACCATTTCGCCGTGGCTTCTATCCTTCGCGATTCCGTATCATTGCTCCTTAAGGAAAATGAAAGGGAACGGATCTCCACAGAGTTCCTGAACAATGGAATCGCATATGCTGAAACAGGAAAACGGAAACAAGCTATAGACTCTTACACAAAGGCAATCCAACTAGATTCCTCAAGTTCAACTGCCTACAATTTGAGAGGCTACTTGTACTACAAGAACAAGAATCTACCATCAGCCTTGGCTGACCTTCAGCGCTCTGTCCAACTAGATTCGACCAATATATGGGCCCACTATAATCTCGCTTTGGCCTATTGGAGTTCTGGTTTTCAGCAAAGTGCGATCTCGGAGGTGGCAAAAGTTATTCAAATTGATGACGACTTTAAATCCATTATTCGAGAAGATAGTCAATTTAAGGCTTTTAGAAAATCGCCGACATTTATGGAAATTCTCCACTAG
- a CDS encoding T9SS type A sorting domain-containing protein — translation MKIKNYVLAFFTFFVAGMNPLFAQWQKTDIDSSIFGGRYFTTCSNGAGGKNLFVGTKEGFYLSTNNGLSWSLQDSGYHNVTALVGINTDLVTVYGYNQIWLSTDNGTTWNYKNELPDEYLYTIAANGTNIFLGSLEYGIWLSTDMFSSLQQSDDGLTNYSILSFAFIGTNVFAATQGGVCLSTNNGNSWAQVDSGLPNPTGSYVPQISVYALVACGSNLFAGVNGDLFLSTNNGASWSELTNISSVNVLAASDGNLFAGTDHGVFLSTNNGANWMTVNAGLTDTSVISLAVMGSNLFVQTSVNNVWMRPLSDMITSIKGHTNQIPNQFELSQNYPNPFNPTTTIQYSLPTRSFMTLKIYNVLGQEVQKLVEGEENTGIHEISFSASSLPSGT, via the coding sequence ATGAAGATTAAAAATTACGTCTTAGCATTTTTTACATTTTTCGTTGCAGGTATGAATCCATTGTTCGCGCAGTGGCAAAAAACCGACATAGACAGCAGTATCTTCGGCGGGAGATACTTTACCACATGTTCAAATGGAGCGGGCGGCAAAAATCTTTTTGTCGGGACAAAAGAAGGTTTTTATCTTTCTACAAACAACGGCTTAAGCTGGAGCCTGCAGGACAGCGGATATCATAACGTCACCGCTCTTGTCGGTATAAATACCGATCTTGTCACAGTATATGGCTATAATCAAATTTGGTTGTCAACTGATAATGGCACAACTTGGAATTATAAAAATGAACTTCCGGATGAGTACCTCTATACTATTGCAGCCAATGGCACCAATATATTTTTGGGATCATTGGAATATGGTATTTGGTTATCGACTGATATGTTTTCATCCTTGCAGCAAAGCGATGATGGTTTGACGAATTATTCCATTTTATCCTTTGCTTTTATCGGAACAAACGTTTTTGCCGCGACGCAGGGAGGAGTTTGTTTATCAACCAACAATGGCAACAGTTGGGCCCAGGTTGATTCCGGTTTGCCAAACCCAACGGGCTCTTATGTGCCGCAAATATCTGTTTATGCACTCGTCGCCTGTGGCAGTAATCTTTTTGCCGGAGTAAACGGTGATCTTTTTCTTTCCACTAACAACGGTGCAAGCTGGTCCGAATTGACGAATATATCGTCGGTCAATGTGCTTGCCGCCAGTGACGGTAATCTTTTTGCGGGAACCGATCACGGAGTTTTCCTTTCCACTAATAACGGCGCGAATTGGATGACGGTTAATGCCGGATTGACTGATACCAGTGTTATATCATTGGCCGTAATGGGCTCGAACCTCTTCGTTCAAACCTCGGTGAATAATGTTTGGATGCGACCGTTATCGGATATGATAACTTCAATCAAGGGTCACACAAACCAGATCCCGAATCAATTCGAGCTTAGCCAGAACTATCCAAATCCGTTCAATCCAACGACGACAATCCAATACTCGCTCCCAACTCGGAGTTTTATGACGCTCAAGATCTACAATGTCCTCGGACAAGAAGTTCAGAAGCTTGTCGAAGGTGAAGAAAATACTGGGATTCATGAAATTTCCTTCTCTGCCAGCTCTTTGCCAAGCGGCACTTAA
- a CDS encoding helix-turn-helix transcriptional regulator, which yields MSIQTYKKIPNLLRKYRRIRGLNQKEIAAILGLRSASLVSRWEKGRCIPSLMNAIRLAILCRSMVDALFFDHVRALRVEIRDREERVLGTKNSNQ from the coding sequence ATGTCGATTCAAACATATAAAAAGATTCCGAATCTTCTCAGGAAGTATCGTAGGATCCGGGGTCTCAATCAAAAAGAGATCGCTGCCATTCTGGGCCTGAGGAGTGCCAGCCTTGTATCGAGGTGGGAGAAAGGTCGCTGCATTCCAAGTCTCATGAACGCGATCCGGCTAGCGATCCTCTGCCGGAGCATGGTCGATGCGCTCTTCTTCGATCACGTGAGAGCGCTGCGCGTGGAAATCCGTGATCGGGAGGAAAGGGTTCTCGGGACAAAGAATTCCAACCAATGA
- a CDS encoding helix-turn-helix domain-containing protein: MNGIAPQNDIRKMEDGGWYWVSKPVIQEYAPKVGFLSACVYHLLASMADENQSCYPSQRYIAEKLGCCRSSVSRAVRKLKDQGLIRSNGKGRDHSVYQLLKVRSCTSAIQVSHRCNSDDAPVDTNNTSLTRNNNNNVVSVKKINRRTDSNEEFKPQTKEELLALEIAQTLGDPRNPRKYLQYTKRYAESLLREVLSQVKQTPEEKIKKSRVALFVYLVNHYAKRSA; encoded by the coding sequence ATGAACGGAATAGCGCCACAAAATGATATCAGGAAAATGGAAGACGGGGGATGGTATTGGGTCTCAAAACCAGTGATCCAGGAATATGCCCCGAAAGTCGGGTTTCTTTCTGCGTGCGTTTACCACCTCTTGGCCAGCATGGCCGACGAGAACCAGAGTTGCTATCCGTCTCAGCGCTACATCGCGGAAAAACTCGGCTGCTGCCGGTCATCCGTGTCGAGAGCCGTGAGAAAGCTAAAGGATCAGGGCCTTATCAGATCCAACGGAAAGGGGAGGGATCACTCCGTTTATCAGCTTCTGAAAGTCAGAAGTTGCACCAGTGCAATTCAGGTGTCGCACCGGTGCAATTCAGATGATGCACCAGTTGACACTAACAATACTAGTTTAACAAGAAATAATAACAACAATGTTGTTAGTGTAAAAAAAATTAACCGACGAACGGATTCTAATGAAGAATTCAAACCGCAGACGAAAGAGGAACTCCTGGCGTTGGAAATCGCTCAGACACTCGGTGATCCAAGGAATCCCCGGAAATATCTGCAATATACCAAGCGTTATGCCGAATCACTGCTCAGGGAGGTGTTATCTCAGGTAAAACAAACCCCGGAAGAGAAAATCAAAAAGAGCCGCGTCGCGCTCTTCGTCTACCTCGTAAACCACTATGCAAAAAGATCAGCTTAA
- a CDS encoding crossover junction endodeoxyribonuclease RuvC, which produces MKKAKKILAIDPGTKHLGFALLEGSALIHYGVKTISDGRTGQFRLVQGRAIVSRLIEDFNPDILFVEKTYFGNNKDSKTLNQLTEQIRRMGLKKGVIVQTIATNSVRKIVCGNGEAGKEDVAKAMVSKYPELRPYLTSDRRWKEEYHRNMFDAVALGLAGCGLVK; this is translated from the coding sequence ATGAAGAAAGCAAAAAAGATACTCGCAATTGATCCAGGGACAAAACATCTCGGTTTCGCCTTGCTAGAAGGATCTGCGCTGATTCACTACGGGGTGAAGACAATTTCGGATGGGAGAACAGGGCAATTCCGTTTGGTCCAAGGGAGAGCGATCGTTTCAAGATTGATTGAAGACTTCAATCCGGATATCCTGTTTGTCGAGAAAACATATTTTGGAAATAACAAGGACTCGAAGACCTTGAATCAGCTTACAGAGCAGATTCGAAGAATGGGATTGAAAAAGGGGGTTATAGTCCAAACCATCGCAACGAATTCGGTGAGAAAAATTGTGTGTGGTAACGGGGAGGCAGGTAAAGAGGATGTCGCGAAAGCGATGGTATCGAAATATCCGGAGCTTCGGCCATATCTCACTTCGGACAGGCGATGGAAGGAAGAATATCACCGGAATATGTTTGACGCGGTGGCACTTGGATTGGCCGGCTGCGGATTGGTCAAATAA